Proteins from one Peptococcaceae bacterium genomic window:
- a CDS encoding 3-keto-5-aminohexanoate cleavage protein produces the protein MENKVIITVAPTGNVPTKEMNPNLPVTPQEIADQIYECWEEGAAVAHIHARDREGKPTSDVNVYREILACLEAKRNCDIITQLSTGGRAGKSYQERGQMICLAPEMASLATGSSNFPTSANFNDPETIAYLAGEMKKYGVKPEIEVFDTAMLFNALQLVKKGVLEWPLQINLVLGVPGSQPASAKQLFFLYENLPEGVTWTVSAIGKDHVSLSAVALALGGSVRVGLEDNIYYRKGVLATNVDLVRRVKKIALAMGREIATPAEARQILGLKKRQH, from the coding sequence ATGGAGAACAAGGTAATCATTACGGTTGCGCCTACGGGGAATGTCCCGACCAAGGAAATGAACCCAAATTTACCCGTTACTCCGCAGGAAATAGCCGACCAGATTTACGAGTGCTGGGAGGAGGGGGCCGCGGTGGCCCATATACATGCCAGGGACAGGGAAGGCAAGCCGACTTCGGATGTCAACGTGTATCGTGAAATACTGGCCTGCCTTGAGGCGAAAAGAAACTGCGATATTATTACCCAGCTTTCCACCGGCGGGCGCGCGGGCAAATCATATCAAGAAAGGGGCCAGATGATCTGCCTTGCGCCGGAGATGGCCAGCCTGGCGACCGGCTCGTCGAACTTTCCTACGTCGGCCAATTTCAACGACCCCGAAACCATTGCCTACCTGGCTGGTGAGATGAAAAAATACGGCGTCAAACCGGAGATCGAGGTCTTTGACACCGCCATGCTGTTCAACGCTTTGCAGCTGGTAAAAAAGGGTGTGCTTGAATGGCCTCTCCAGATCAACCTGGTCCTGGGCGTCCCGGGTTCCCAGCCGGCGAGCGCGAAGCAGCTCTTTTTCCTTTACGAAAATTTACCCGAGGGTGTGACCTGGACCGTCTCCGCCATTGGCAAAGACCATGTTTCTCTTTCCGCTGTAGCCCTTGCGCTGGGCGGGAGCGTTCGTGTAGGGCTGGAAGACAACATTTATTACCGCAAGGGGGTTCTGGCCACAAATGTTGATCTGGTTCGCCGGGTAAAAAAAATCGCGCTGGCTATGGGGCGTGAAATAGCAACTCCCGCGGAGGCCAGGCAAATACTGGGCTTGAAAAAAAGGCAGCACTAG
- a CDS encoding aspartate aminotransferase family protein: MDNVFYRNLKRNYPEIACGKGIYLYDKEGNRYIDACAGAAVSNLGHGHPRIIKAMTEQAEKIAFCHLSRWTSAPIKELADLVASLAPGTLNKLYLVSGGSEATESALKMARQYYLERDGKSAKYRIVSRWHSYHGNTIGALSMTGDRRRKKYTPLLLDFPHIAAPYCYRCPFDKQVETCGAHCALDLERVLKTEGADSIAAFIAEPVVGAASGALVPHRDYFRVIRQICDHYDILFISDEVMAGYGRTGFIFAIEDFGVIPDMICSAKGMSAGYSPLGAVLAKDEIYDTFKRGSGAFVHGHTYGGNPLSAAVAVAVIKTLIEDNILENVRAVGDYMLKQLQEKLLPFWFVGDVRGKGLLQGVELVKDKATKEPFPASLGLAEKITVTLMKHGVVVYPGGGMADGENGDQFLLAPPLIITKEEVDELVERMEAGFAEFANTLAGYR, translated from the coding sequence ATGGATAATGTTTTTTACCGCAACCTGAAAAGGAATTACCCTGAGATCGCCTGCGGGAAAGGCATATACCTGTATGATAAGGAGGGGAACCGCTATATCGACGCCTGCGCCGGTGCAGCCGTTTCCAACCTGGGCCACGGTCATCCCCGTATTATTAAAGCCATGACCGAACAGGCGGAAAAGATTGCTTTCTGTCACCTTTCCCGGTGGACTTCGGCGCCAATTAAGGAGCTTGCGGACCTTGTCGCCAGCCTGGCTCCCGGCACACTGAACAAGCTGTACCTTGTTTCCGGGGGATCAGAAGCGACGGAATCCGCCCTGAAAATGGCCCGGCAGTATTACCTGGAGCGGGACGGGAAGTCTGCCAAGTACCGCATCGTCTCCCGCTGGCACAGTTATCACGGGAACACCATCGGCGCTCTTTCCATGACCGGCGACAGGCGCCGGAAAAAATACACGCCGCTCCTGCTGGATTTCCCGCACATCGCCGCGCCGTATTGCTACCGCTGCCCGTTCGATAAGCAGGTGGAGACCTGCGGAGCGCATTGCGCCCTTGATCTGGAGAGGGTATTAAAAACGGAAGGCGCAGATTCAATAGCGGCCTTCATTGCCGAGCCGGTGGTGGGCGCGGCGAGCGGCGCGCTGGTGCCTCACAGGGACTATTTCAGGGTTATCCGCCAGATCTGCGACCACTACGATATACTCTTTATTTCCGACGAGGTGATGGCCGGGTACGGCAGAACGGGTTTCATCTTTGCCATTGAGGATTTTGGCGTAATACCGGATATGATCTGCTCGGCCAAGGGAATGAGCGCCGGATATTCTCCCCTGGGCGCTGTCCTGGCCAAAGACGAGATTTATGACACATTCAAGCGTGGGTCGGGCGCTTTTGTCCACGGGCACACGTATGGAGGGAACCCGCTTTCCGCAGCTGTGGCGGTAGCGGTCATCAAAACGCTCATCGAGGATAATATACTGGAAAACGTGCGCGCTGTAGGGGATTACATGCTCAAACAATTGCAGGAAAAACTTCTTCCTTTTTGGTTCGTGGGCGATGTGCGCGGCAAAGGACTGCTGCAGGGTGTTGAATTGGTCAAAGACAAGGCGACAAAAGAACCTTTTCCCGCATCGCTGGGCCTGGCGGAAAAGATTACCGTTACCTTGATGAAGCACGGGGTTGTCGTTTATCCCGGCGGCGGGATGGCCGACGGTGAAAACGGTGACCAGTTCCTGCTCGCGCCGCCGTTGATTATTACGAAAGAAGAAGTTGACGAGCTGGTGGAGAGGATGGAGGCGGGTTTTGCCGAGTTCGCGAACACACTTGCCGGATACAGGTGA
- a CDS encoding TAXI family TRAP transporter solute-binding subunit, with translation MSKRKMAVLVLLLFIASIAVTACSGSAPAKKEEPKPEAPKKLQLNIITGSTGGTYFALGGAMANTWSKYLTNAQITSQPGGASVESINRVNAGEVDLGMAMNNIADDAWNGKGSFKSPLKNFRTIGVIYPEVYQGVALKESGIKSLKDIKGKKVAVGPVGSGTAVLSEAVFAEAGIDIKKDIKAEFAAFGDAANKMKDGQLQANFGVLSCPAAAIQDIMTARKIEIIEIKGELFDKIKAKYPFFSQYKIPAGTYGNTEDKYTINCMAALYVKPDLPEDVVYDITKIWYEKTAEVAQAHAAAQWMADELKAGRLETALSGITTPLHKSAYKYFVEKGIKVPDSIKPID, from the coding sequence ATGTCCAAAAGAAAAATGGCCGTGCTTGTGCTCCTGCTGTTTATCGCCAGCATAGCTGTTACCGCCTGCAGCGGCAGCGCCCCGGCTAAAAAGGAGGAACCCAAACCAGAAGCGCCCAAAAAACTGCAGCTCAACATTATAACCGGCTCTACGGGCGGAACATACTTTGCCCTGGGCGGGGCCATGGCCAATACCTGGAGCAAGTATCTCACCAATGCCCAGATAACATCCCAGCCGGGCGGGGCATCGGTGGAAAGCATCAACCGTGTTAACGCCGGTGAAGTCGACCTGGGCATGGCAATGAACAACATTGCTGACGACGCCTGGAACGGCAAGGGTTCGTTCAAGTCGCCCCTGAAGAATTTCAGGACTATAGGGGTCATTTATCCCGAGGTTTACCAGGGCGTTGCCTTAAAAGAAAGCGGGATTAAAAGTCTTAAGGACATTAAAGGCAAAAAGGTTGCCGTCGGTCCCGTCGGCAGCGGCACGGCCGTCTTAAGCGAAGCGGTGTTCGCCGAAGCCGGAATTGACATCAAGAAGGATATCAAAGCCGAATTCGCCGCGTTTGGCGATGCGGCCAACAAAATGAAAGACGGCCAGCTTCAGGCCAACTTCGGGGTCTTGAGCTGCCCGGCCGCCGCGATTCAAGACATCATGACCGCCCGCAAGATAGAAATCATTGAAATCAAAGGCGAACTGTTTGACAAGATCAAGGCCAAGTACCCGTTTTTCAGCCAGTATAAAATTCCGGCCGGAACGTACGGCAATACGGAAGACAAGTATACCATCAACTGTATGGCCGCCCTGTATGTAAAGCCTGATTTGCCGGAAGATGTCGTGTACGACATCACCAAAATCTGGTATGAAAAAACTGCCGAAGTGGCTCAAGCACACGCCGCCGCTCAATGGATGGCCGACGAACTGAAAGCCGGCAGGTTGGAAACCGCTCTCTCCGGCATCACAACGCCTCTGCACAAAAGCGCTTACAAATACTTCGTCGAGAAGGGAATAAAAGTCCCTGACAGCATTAAACCTATTGACTAA